Proteins from one Salaquimonas pukyongi genomic window:
- a CDS encoding cytochrome P450 — protein sequence MGVLRAFRAMGRTDPLSFWREMHAQYGDVISLKLGPLNIWFFASPEAIYEIFVTQNRVMRKGIGYSGLRKLLGNGLITNDRENWGEQRQRLNPVFSPGAINTYAGSVHDACEAGMAELRELAASAKPADLGHAMTRLTMRIISLAAFGIDLTRGHDEIVDAFEYAFAFVADITADPVRPPLFVPTAENRKFKHALSVIDGFLDELIDQSKSQSKAGGMSGSIFSALEGVDRNLLRDEIITLYFAGFETTARTMTFLMHLLPQYPETLNALRKEAATLVRPGVADSVPKMLPVATEVVNEALRLYPPVAMMARQSNADCTIDGYRVKANSLIIVCPFLAQRNEIWWPQADAFAPSPQQPLSERLLHRGAFAPFGAGARMCLGKHFAMVEMALATAMIVRDFTWQLKDASPLVLDFHGTLRPARPVFGQLSLI from the coding sequence ATGGGCGTTCTTCGCGCTTTTCGCGCCATGGGCCGCACCGATCCCCTGAGTTTCTGGCGGGAGATGCATGCCCAGTATGGCGATGTGATTTCGCTGAAACTCGGTCCGCTTAACATCTGGTTTTTTGCTTCACCCGAAGCAATCTACGAGATTTTCGTCACCCAGAACCGTGTGATGCGCAAGGGGATCGGTTATTCCGGACTGCGCAAGCTGCTGGGCAACGGGCTGATCACCAATGACCGGGAAAACTGGGGCGAGCAGCGCCAAAGACTCAATCCGGTCTTTTCGCCCGGCGCCATCAACACCTATGCCGGTTCGGTGCATGATGCCTGCGAGGCGGGCATGGCGGAATTACGGGAGTTGGCGGCAAGCGCCAAGCCCGCCGATCTTGGCCATGCCATGACGCGGCTTACCATGCGGATCATCTCGCTGGCAGCTTTCGGTATCGACCTGACACGCGGCCATGACGAAATCGTCGATGCATTCGAATATGCTTTCGCCTTTGTCGCCGACATCACCGCCGATCCGGTCCGGCCACCGCTTTTCGTTCCCACCGCAGAAAACCGCAAATTCAAGCATGCGCTCTCTGTGATCGACGGATTTCTGGACGAACTCATCGACCAGTCTAAATCGCAATCAAAGGCCGGCGGCATGAGCGGTAGTATTTTCTCCGCGCTTGAAGGGGTGGATCGGAACCTGCTTAGGGACGAGATCATCACGCTCTATTTTGCCGGGTTTGAAACCACGGCGCGCACGATGACCTTCTTGATGCACCTGTTGCCGCAATATCCAGAAACGTTAAACGCCTTGCGGAAAGAAGCTGCAACGTTGGTGCGACCGGGTGTTGCGGACAGCGTCCCGAAAATGCTGCCGGTCGCAACCGAGGTGGTGAACGAAGCGCTCAGGCTCTATCCGCCGGTGGCGATGATGGCCCGGCAGTCCAATGCCGATTGCACCATCGACGGCTACCGAGTGAAGGCAAACAGCCTGATCATCGTTTGCCCGTTTCTTGCCCAGCGCAATGAAATCTGGTGGCCACAGGCAGACGCATTTGCGCCATCGCCACAGCAGCCGCTTTCAGAGCGGCTGTTGCATCGCGGTGCCTTTGCGCCCTTTGGGGCAGGCGCGCGCATGTGTCTCGGCAAGCATTTCGCCATGGTGGAAATGGCGCTGGCAACGGCCATGATTGTGCGGGACTTTACCTGGCAACTGAAAGATGCCTCACCGCTGGTACTGGATTTTCATGGCACGCTGCGTCCTGCGCGCCCGGTCTTCGGGCAGCTTTCGCTGATCTAG
- a CDS encoding NAD-dependent epimerase/dehydratase family protein yields MQVVVTGATGHLGANTVRELLANGMDVRALHHPASKTTALDGLAVQRIAADILEPQALRDAFRGADAVVHLAGLISIGGDLDGMVMRTNVQGARNVAEACLAAGVRKLVHLSSIHAFRPSPELAVLDESSPRANRSSSAYDRSKAAGEDAVRAVAEAGLDLVILNPTGFIGPHDYDRSLAGRMLCRLFSGDLPLVVDGGFDWIDTRDVAGAIGSALQAECCGQFLLCGHWVRVAELARLCGEISGRKTKRLAVPWQIACLGLPFEAAKPLLGAGPPSYTYQSLAILRDSRANCDCGKARRELGFTARPLPETLQDAHAWYRAHMAEFGAGGSIVEQYTGRSSRRGAGTEGNGRSSRFSRHGPHRSPEFLAGDACPVWRCDFAETRSA; encoded by the coding sequence ATGCAGGTCGTGGTTACCGGTGCCACCGGCCATCTTGGTGCCAATACCGTTCGCGAATTACTGGCGAACGGCATGGATGTGCGGGCACTGCACCACCCAGCGTCAAAGACAACGGCGCTTGATGGTCTGGCCGTACAACGCATCGCAGCCGACATTCTTGAGCCGCAGGCGTTGCGGGATGCCTTTCGGGGCGCCGATGCTGTGGTGCATCTGGCAGGCCTGATCTCCATTGGCGGCGACCTGGACGGCATGGTGATGCGGACCAATGTTCAAGGGGCCAGAAACGTGGCGGAGGCGTGCCTGGCTGCCGGCGTGCGCAAGCTTGTTCATCTCAGTTCAATCCATGCCTTCAGGCCCTCGCCGGAGCTTGCGGTGCTCGATGAATCCTCGCCCAGGGCCAATAGGTCATCTTCTGCTTACGACCGCTCGAAGGCCGCTGGTGAGGATGCCGTGCGCGCAGTGGCGGAAGCCGGGCTTGATCTGGTTATCCTCAACCCTACCGGCTTTATCGGCCCGCACGACTACGACAGGTCGCTTGCCGGCCGCATGCTGTGCAGGCTTTTTAGCGGAGATCTGCCGCTGGTGGTCGATGGCGGGTTTGACTGGATCGACACGCGCGACGTGGCGGGCGCCATCGGATCAGCACTGCAGGCAGAATGTTGCGGGCAGTTTCTACTCTGCGGCCACTGGGTCAGGGTAGCAGAACTGGCACGATTGTGCGGGGAGATATCCGGCAGGAAGACAAAGCGCCTGGCCGTCCCCTGGCAGATCGCCTGTCTTGGTCTTCCGTTTGAGGCGGCAAAGCCGCTGCTGGGTGCAGGGCCGCCCAGTTACACGTATCAATCGCTTGCAATCCTGCGCGACAGCCGTGCCAATTGCGATTGCGGCAAGGCGCGGCGGGAATTGGGTTTTACCGCCCGGCCCTTGCCGGAAACGCTGCAGGATGCCCATGCATGGTACCGGGCGCACATGGCCGAATTTGGGGCAGGGGGGAGTATCGTTGAGCAGTATACCGGGCGAAGTAGCCGAAGGGGCGCCGGGACCGAGGGGAATGGGCGTTCTTCGCGCTTTTCGCGCCATGGGCCGCACCGATCCCCTGAGTTTCTGGCGGGAGATGCATGCCCAGTATGGCGATGTGATTTCGCTGAAACTCGGTCCGCTTAA
- a CDS encoding tetratricopeptide repeat protein — protein MNMLRVLKMKINPFACAAILALFAASASPVCAQQTEPQPESAGAESDAVESAEGGIPASASAAEADLAFGAFQRGYYLTAFELALPRAQLGDPKAQTLIAELYDRGLGVPQDPKEAAAWYKIAAANGDRDARFGYAVKLLEGKHVAADREEARRLMKLAADDGHATAAFNYAQLILDQQPTTSGAREALPYLKQAANARVSDSYYVLSQIYQTGKLKGYAEEDKALEWMLKAAKAGIDTAQVELGIWLVNGYNGVKDDKAGFGWMKRAALGGNIIARNRLAKMYAQGVGTDADPVEAAKWHILAKRAGLADAWLDDFINTIDRKVLAKGLEAANRWPSG, from the coding sequence ATGAACATGCTCCGCGTTTTGAAGATGAAGATTAATCCGTTCGCCTGTGCCGCGATCCTGGCGCTGTTTGCTGCGTCTGCCAGTCCTGTGTGTGCCCAGCAAACTGAACCGCAACCGGAATCGGCCGGTGCGGAAAGTGATGCTGTAGAGTCGGCTGAAGGGGGAATTCCCGCCTCAGCTTCGGCGGCTGAGGCCGATCTTGCCTTTGGCGCGTTTCAGCGCGGCTATTATCTGACCGCATTCGAACTGGCCCTGCCGCGTGCGCAGCTTGGTGATCCCAAGGCGCAGACACTGATTGCCGAGCTCTATGACCGCGGTCTCGGTGTTCCCCAGGATCCCAAGGAGGCAGCGGCCTGGTATAAAATCGCCGCTGCCAATGGCGACCGCGATGCCCGGTTCGGCTATGCGGTCAAACTGCTGGAGGGAAAGCATGTTGCCGCCGACCGGGAGGAGGCCAGGCGCCTGATGAAGCTTGCCGCCGATGATGGTCATGCAACGGCCGCCTTCAACTATGCCCAGCTGATCCTGGACCAGCAGCCGACCACAAGCGGCGCCCGTGAAGCGCTGCCTTATCTGAAACAGGCTGCCAATGCCCGGGTTTCCGATTCCTATTATGTCCTCTCGCAAATCTATCAGACCGGCAAGCTGAAAGGCTATGCGGAAGAGGACAAGGCGCTGGAATGGATGCTAAAGGCAGCCAAGGCCGGCATCGATACGGCTCAGGTGGAACTCGGCATATGGCTCGTCAACGGCTATAACGGCGTCAAGGATGACAAGGCAGGCTTTGGCTGGATGAAACGGGCCGCCCTTGGCGGAAACATCATCGCCCGCAACCGTCTGGCCAAGATGTATGCCCAGGGTGTGGGCACAGATGCCGATCCCGTGGAGGCGGCGAAATGGCACATTCTGGCCAAGCGTGCCGGACTGGCGGACGCCTGGCTCGACGATTTCATCAATACGATCGACCGCAAGGTGCTGGCCAAGGGGCTTGAAGCGGCCAACCGCTGGCCGAGCGGGTAA
- a CDS encoding thiamine phosphate synthase — MHAGKPYAGNRNEPLPDRSCHSPNEAAPGQLADALAGGDVASVIALKGEMDASRYQAHLEALVGACSGHDAAILSVDDSQAMGRAGADGMLVGGDAKSLKETVARFSPKRIIGYGPIKSRHQAMEAAEAEPDFLFVGRLEGDIRPEPHPKNLGLGEWCANVMQLPVLVMAGSAPESALDVAATGADFAVLGLAVFAHTGGAAEAVKRINAVLDEHAPRFEDED; from the coding sequence ATGCACGCCGGAAAACCGTATGCCGGAAACCGAAATGAACCGCTGCCGGATCGTTCTTGCCATTCCCCCAACGAGGCCGCGCCCGGCCAACTGGCCGATGCCCTTGCTGGCGGCGATGTTGCCAGCGTCATTGCGTTGAAGGGCGAAATGGATGCATCGCGCTATCAGGCACATCTTGAGGCACTGGTTGGTGCGTGCAGCGGGCATGATGCGGCCATACTTTCCGTTGATGATAGCCAGGCGATGGGCCGCGCAGGTGCCGACGGCATGCTGGTTGGCGGTGATGCAAAGTCGCTAAAGGAAACGGTTGCCCGGTTTTCGCCAAAAAGAATCATAGGCTACGGCCCGATCAAGAGCCGCCATCAGGCCATGGAGGCAGCCGAGGCCGAACCCGATTTCCTGTTTGTGGGCAGGCTGGAAGGCGATATCCGGCCTGAGCCGCATCCCAAGAATCTGGGTCTGGGCGAATGGTGTGCCAACGTCATGCAGTTGCCGGTTCTGGTTATGGCGGGTTCGGCGCCGGAAAGCGCGCTCGACGTGGCGGCAACGGGAGCCGATTTTGCCGTGCTCGGATTGGCCGTGTTTGCGCACACCGGCGGCGCGGCGGAAGCGGTAAAGCGCATCAATGCTGTACTGGATGAACATGCTCCGCGTTTTGAAGATGAAGATTAA
- a CDS encoding YdcH family protein — MPLDTHIEQLKQKHVELETRLEEAMRHPSSRDDEIAEIKRQKLLLKDKINKLNS, encoded by the coding sequence ATGCCTCTTGATACCCATATCGAACAGCTCAAACAGAAACACGTAGAGCTCGAGACGCGGTTGGAAGAGGCGATGCGGCACCCAAGCAGCCGGGATGACGAAATTGCCGAAATCAAGCGGCAAAAATTGTTGCTGAAAGACAAGATCAACAAGCTCAACAGTTGA
- a CDS encoding YdcH family protein has translation MSEEDNINLRMQLAELELEHADLGKAVDALTRVGGDLLCIQRLKKKKLALKDEIASLRVRVTPDIIA, from the coding sequence ATGAGCGAAGAAGACAACATCAACCTGCGCATGCAGCTGGCCGAGTTGGAACTCGAACACGCCGACCTCGGCAAGGCTGTCGATGCCCTCACGCGGGTAGGTGGTGATCTGTTGTGCATTCAGCGGCTGAAGAAGAAAAAACTCGCCCTCAAAGACGAGATTGCCAGCCTGCGGGTACGCGTCACGCCCGACATCATTGCGTGA
- the purE gene encoding 5-(carboxyamino)imidazole ribonucleotide mutase, with protein MPDTTSPVAIIMGSQSDWETMKHAADTLTALDIGFDAKIVSAHRTPGRLYDFAKSARQNGYKTIIAGAGGAAHLPGMVAAMTSLPVLGVPVQSKALSGQDSLLSIVQMPAGVPVGTLAIGRAGAVNAALLAASILSVSDTAIKERLDTWRDVQTAGVAETPSDG; from the coding sequence ATGCCTGACACCACATCCCCCGTCGCCATCATTATGGGCAGCCAGTCCGACTGGGAAACGATGAAACATGCCGCCGACACGCTCACGGCGCTCGATATCGGCTTTGATGCCAAAATCGTCTCGGCCCATCGCACCCCCGGCCGGTTGTACGATTTTGCCAAATCCGCCCGCCAAAATGGCTACAAGACCATTATCGCCGGTGCCGGCGGGGCAGCCCACCTGCCCGGCATGGTGGCTGCGATGACTTCCCTGCCGGTGCTGGGCGTTCCGGTGCAATCAAAGGCACTTTCCGGGCAGGACAGCCTGCTTTCCATCGTCCAGATGCCGGCCGGTGTGCCTGTGGGAACGCTTGCAATCGGCCGCGCCGGCGCAGTCAACGCCGCCCTGCTGGCGGCCTCAATCCTCTCGGTAAGCGACACTGCGATAAAAGAGCGCCTCGATACCTGGCGTGACGTCCAGACTGCCGGTGTTGCAGAAACCCCAAGCGACGGATAA
- a CDS encoding 5-(carboxyamino)imidazole ribonucleotide synthase, whose product MPVRKDDALKPGDTIGIIGGGQLGRMLAMAAARLGLKTVILEPGADCPAAQTATRHIAAAYDDEDSLREFSAACDVITYEFENIPVSAVSFLEENNLLFPSSLALEKSQDRLTEKNFLRELGIATAPYAPVEDLPSLQAAVETIGTPSILKTRRLGYDGKGQVRINKDTDLGEAWQAIGGVPAILEGFVGFSCEISVIAARDRNTRVVCYDPAENVHRQGILRTSTVPAVISPKTAMAATKAAEKITAALDYTGVMGIEFFVAEDGTLAVNEIAPRVHNSGHWTEAACDVSQFEQHVRAVAGLPLARPLRHSDCVMENLIGDDMDRVPKLLSDEKCMLHLYGKAETRKGRKMGHVTRLTGPAG is encoded by the coding sequence ATGCCGGTGAGAAAGGATGACGCCCTGAAGCCAGGCGATACCATCGGCATCATCGGCGGCGGCCAGCTGGGGCGCATGCTGGCAATGGCCGCAGCCCGCCTTGGTCTTAAGACCGTCATTTTGGAACCTGGAGCGGATTGCCCTGCAGCACAGACCGCAACCCGGCACATCGCTGCCGCCTACGACGATGAAGACTCATTAAGGGAATTCAGCGCTGCCTGCGACGTAATCACCTACGAGTTCGAGAACATTCCGGTTTCCGCCGTATCCTTTCTGGAAGAAAACAACCTGCTTTTCCCTTCCTCCCTGGCACTGGAAAAAAGCCAGGACCGGCTGACGGAGAAGAATTTTCTGCGCGAGCTTGGCATTGCCACCGCGCCTTATGCGCCGGTTGAGGATTTGCCTTCACTGCAGGCGGCGGTCGAGACGATCGGCACGCCCTCGATCCTGAAGACACGCCGCCTCGGCTATGATGGCAAGGGGCAGGTGCGCATAAACAAAGACACCGACCTTGGGGAGGCCTGGCAGGCCATTGGTGGAGTACCGGCCATTCTGGAGGGATTTGTCGGCTTTTCCTGTGAAATCTCTGTCATTGCCGCGCGCGACCGAAACACACGGGTCGTTTGTTATGACCCGGCCGAAAATGTCCATCGGCAGGGCATTCTGCGCACTTCTACCGTTCCAGCTGTCATTTCCCCCAAAACCGCAATGGCAGCCACCAAAGCCGCCGAGAAAATCACTGCGGCCCTCGACTATACCGGGGTAATGGGAATTGAGTTCTTCGTCGCAGAAGACGGCACGCTGGCGGTCAACGAAATTGCCCCCCGGGTACACAATTCCGGCCACTGGACGGAAGCAGCCTGCGATGTTTCCCAGTTCGAACAGCATGTCCGGGCCGTGGCCGGCTTGCCATTGGCCCGGCCCCTGCGCCATTCCGATTGTGTAATGGAAAACCTCATCGGCGATGATATGGACCGCGTTCCGAAATTACTTTCTGATGAAAAATGCATGCTGCATTTGTACGGCAAGGCGGAGACCCGAAAGGGCCGCAAAATGGGTCATGTCACGCGGCTGACCGGCCCTGCCGGCTGA
- the modC gene encoding molybdenum ABC transporter ATP-binding protein, with amino-acid sequence MMLEVSISHAFAEFSLDCGFSAPAGVTALFGRSGSGKTTIVQAVAGLLKPEQARVVVDGRVLADTKSGAFLPPHKRRVGYVFQEGRLFPHLSVQQNLEYGRRFSNQKTGSSDFDQMVALLGIEPLLSRRPGSLSGGEKQRVAIGRALLSSPQLLAMDEPLAALDEPRKREILPYLERIRDEAGIPILYVSHSLGEVARLATTLVVLEAGKVVEAGPAARVLSDPAMAARFGAREAGAVLRGRVGRHHEDGLSEITIEGGTLFLPAVNAAPGAEIRVRIDAKDVMLARARPQEISALNILKCKVVSIQAGPGPGVLVQLSIGNQKNTGQNLLARITKRSAAMLDLKPGMITHAIAKSVSVAPLDIGTGAV; translated from the coding sequence CTGATGCTGGAAGTATCGATCAGCCATGCCTTTGCGGAGTTCAGTCTGGATTGCGGGTTTTCGGCGCCTGCCGGCGTTACGGCCCTGTTCGGGCGTTCCGGCTCGGGCAAGACGACGATCGTGCAGGCTGTTGCCGGACTTCTCAAGCCAGAACAGGCCAGGGTGGTGGTTGATGGCCGGGTGCTGGCGGACACCAAGAGCGGTGCGTTCCTGCCGCCCCACAAACGGCGTGTCGGCTATGTGTTTCAGGAAGGGCGGCTGTTTCCCCATCTTTCCGTGCAGCAAAACCTGGAATATGGTCGTCGGTTTTCCAATCAAAAGACCGGCAGTTCCGATTTCGATCAAATGGTTGCGCTGCTTGGCATCGAACCCTTGCTGTCCCGGCGTCCTGGCAGCCTTTCTGGCGGTGAGAAACAGCGGGTGGCGATTGGCCGGGCGCTGCTTTCCTCGCCGCAGCTTCTCGCCATGGACGAACCGCTGGCTGCGCTGGATGAGCCGCGCAAGCGGGAAATTCTGCCTTATCTTGAGCGCATCCGCGACGAAGCGGGCATCCCGATCCTTTATGTCAGCCACTCGCTTGGGGAGGTTGCGCGGCTCGCCACAACGCTGGTGGTGCTGGAAGCAGGCAAGGTGGTTGAAGCGGGGCCGGCCGCCCGTGTTCTTTCCGATCCGGCAATGGCTGCCCGGTTCGGGGCGCGGGAGGCGGGCGCTGTTCTGCGTGGCAGGGTAGGCCGCCATCACGAGGACGGGCTGTCGGAAATCACCATTGAAGGCGGAACGCTGTTCCTGCCGGCGGTCAATGCGGCGCCGGGGGCAGAAATCCGCGTTCGCATCGATGCCAAGGACGTGATGCTTGCCCGCGCACGGCCGCAGGAAATTTCCGCCCTCAACATCCTGAAATGCAAGGTGGTTTCGATCCAGGCGGGTCCCGGCCCCGGTGTCCTGGTGCAGCTTTCCATCGGCAATCAGAAGAACACAGGTCAAAACCTTCTGGCTCGGATTACCAAGCGTTCAGCGGCGATGCTGGACCTAAAGCCCGGAATGATCACCCATGCCATCGCCAAGTCGGTTTCGGTGGCGCCTCTGGATATCGGGACCGGCGCTGTTTGA
- the modB gene encoding molybdate ABC transporter permease subunit produces MSEWLAPQEWQAVALSLKVAFWAVVISLPPGILIAYALARWQFAGRQLLNGLVHLPLIMPPVVTGYLLLLAFGQQGFLGKFLEENFGLVLAFRWTGAVLAAAVMAFPLMVRAIRLSIEAADMKLEQAASTLGAPPVSVFLTVTLPLILPGILAGSVLAFAKAMGEFGATITFVANIPGQTQTLPSAIYAFLQVPGGERSAIRLVIISIGVAMMALIASEVLARRLQERNGLAVRGTA; encoded by the coding sequence ATGAGCGAATGGCTGGCACCCCAGGAATGGCAGGCGGTCGCGCTGTCGCTCAAGGTGGCTTTCTGGGCTGTCGTGATCAGCCTTCCCCCAGGTATCCTGATTGCCTATGCCCTGGCGCGATGGCAGTTCGCGGGACGGCAATTGCTCAACGGGCTGGTGCACCTGCCGCTGATCATGCCACCGGTGGTCACCGGCTATCTGCTGCTTCTGGCGTTTGGGCAGCAAGGGTTTCTCGGAAAATTTCTTGAAGAAAATTTCGGTTTGGTTCTGGCTTTCCGCTGGACGGGTGCGGTGCTGGCAGCGGCGGTCATGGCATTTCCGCTGATGGTTCGTGCCATCCGCCTTTCAATTGAGGCAGCGGACATGAAGCTGGAGCAGGCCGCCTCCACGCTGGGGGCACCGCCGGTTTCCGTTTTTCTGACAGTCACCCTGCCGCTGATCCTGCCGGGCATTCTGGCAGGCAGTGTCCTCGCCTTTGCCAAGGCGATGGGTGAATTCGGCGCAACCATCACCTTTGTTGCCAATATCCCCGGCCAAACCCAAACCCTTCCGTCGGCGATTTATGCCTTTTTGCAGGTGCCGGGCGGAGAGCGTTCCGCCATCCGGCTGGTGATAATCTCTATTGGGGTGGCCATGATGGCGTTGATAGCTTCGGAAGTGCTGGCACGCAGGCTGCAGGAAAGAAACGGCCTTGCCGTCAGGGGAACAGCCTGA
- the modA gene encoding molybdate ABC transporter substrate-binding protein: MKSGIISRFRLFSRRYARLRGWFGGTRRGFPAVAGSAVVTGLVFVAAFGAVLSGGSAATENRPIVVFAAASMKNALEEITGTWQAESGHEAVVSFAGSSLLARQILQGAPADLYISANPRWMDEAEQAGRLVAGTRHDLVSNRLVLISTGKNAGNFQLDQDFDLASRLEGGKLAMALTDAVPAGQYAKAALEKLGIWQSVAPHVVEADNVRAALYFVAAGEAPFGIVYASDANAEPRVSVAATFPVSSHPPIRYPVAMLKQADRARALSLLDYLTGEKAAGVFLKHGFYPLPGRDS, encoded by the coding sequence ATGAAATCCGGCATTATTTCCCGTTTCAGGCTGTTTTCCCGGCGATATGCCCGGCTTCGCGGCTGGTTTGGCGGCACGCGGAGGGGCTTTCCTGCCGTTGCGGGAAGTGCGGTAGTGACCGGCCTTGTGTTTGTGGCCGCCTTTGGGGCAGTGTTGTCAGGCGGCTCGGCGGCGACGGAAAACCGGCCGATTGTGGTCTTTGCCGCTGCCAGCATGAAAAATGCCCTGGAAGAAATCACCGGTACATGGCAGGCGGAAAGCGGCCATGAGGCGGTCGTTTCCTTTGCCGGCAGCTCCCTGCTGGCCCGCCAGATTCTCCAGGGTGCACCGGCTGACCTCTATATCTCGGCCAATCCCCGGTGGATGGATGAAGCAGAACAGGCCGGCCGGCTGGTTGCAGGCACCAGACACGACCTTGTTTCCAACCGGCTTGTTTTGATTTCTACTGGAAAGAATGCGGGCAACTTCCAGCTTGATCAGGATTTCGACCTGGCAAGCCGGCTGGAAGGCGGAAAGCTTGCCATGGCGCTGACCGATGCGGTTCCCGCCGGGCAATATGCCAAGGCAGCGCTTGAAAAACTGGGCATATGGCAAAGCGTTGCGCCGCATGTGGTGGAGGCTGACAATGTTCGCGCAGCGCTTTACTTCGTGGCGGCAGGTGAAGCGCCTTTCGGCATTGTCTATGCCAGCGATGCCAATGCCGAGCCGCGCGTATCGGTTGCTGCGACCTTTCCAGTCAGCAGTCATCCACCAATCCGTTACCCCGTTGCCATGCTGAAGCAGGCTGACCGGGCGCGAGCCCTTTCCCTGCTTGATTACCTGACCGGCGAGAAAGCGGCTGGAGTTTTTCTAAAGCACGGGTTTTACCCTTTGCCCGGCAGGGATTCGTAA
- a CDS encoding winged helix-turn-helix domain-containing protein: MTKRQSGENAGAQTGRMEARLRLRLLFDGVALARAGRNPNARPHKAMLGPGKADLLELIGETGSIAAAGRAMGMSYKRAWMLVETMNAIFATPLVTSSRGGSAGGGAALTEAGREVLSLFRALEEKTLEAGGAEIEGICALLKGQR; encoded by the coding sequence ATGACGAAACGCCAATCGGGGGAAAATGCCGGTGCCCAAACCGGCCGGATGGAGGCCAGGCTGCGCCTCAGGCTGCTGTTTGACGGAGTGGCGTTGGCCCGGGCCGGCAGAAATCCGAACGCCAGACCCCACAAGGCGATGCTTGGGCCGGGAAAGGCCGATCTGCTGGAGTTAATTGGCGAAACCGGATCGATTGCTGCAGCCGGGCGCGCCATGGGCATGAGCTACAAGCGTGCATGGATGCTGGTTGAAACCATGAATGCGATTTTTGCAACGCCCCTGGTAACCAGCAGCCGCGGCGGATCAGCTGGGGGCGGTGCGGCGCTGACGGAGGCCGGTCGCGAGGTGCTTTCCCTGTTCCGGGCTCTGGAAGAAAAGACGCTGGAAGCCGGCGGCGCGGAAATCGAAGGGATCTGTGCCTTGCTGAAAGGGCAGCGTTGA
- the rpsU gene encoding 30S ribosomal protein S21: protein MQVLVRDNNVDQALRALKKKLQREGVFREMKLRNFYEKPSEKRAREKAEAIRRARKLARKKAQREGLIPGRR from the coding sequence GTGCAAGTACTCGTTCGTGACAACAATGTGGACCAGGCGCTGCGTGCGCTGAAGAAGAAACTGCAGCGTGAAGGCGTATTTCGCGAAATGAAGCTGCGCAATTTCTACGAAAAACCGTCGGAAAAGCGCGCCCGCGAAAAGGCTGAGGCGATCCGCCGCGCTCGCAAGCTGGCCCGCAAGAAAGCTCAGCGCGAAGGTCTGATTCCAGGCCGCCGCTAA
- a CDS encoding tetratricopeptide repeat protein — protein MAGARTIALFFACGLALSACTTSGIGNAIDIDPAQGSEANIASLSAVVDRNPNSPEAYNVRGTAYGRAGRYREALADFSRAIELNTRFYQAYANRALVYRQTGDSRAAIEDYSRALKINPQYDIAYIGRGNVYRTTGNPRQALRDYERAIQLGSTNPRAYHSRGLIYQADGQHQRAIEDFTTAISLDASAPEPYNSRGVSYLAINDSFNALEDANRALRIKENYAEAWVTQGLALEMKGDKAQARKAFRRAYQLDDSLTVARDGANRTR, from the coding sequence GTGGCGGGTGCACGGACGATCGCGCTTTTTTTCGCCTGTGGCCTGGCATTGTCCGCCTGCACCACCAGCGGCATCGGCAACGCCATCGACATCGATCCCGCCCAGGGGTCAGAGGCCAACATCGCGTCGCTTTCCGCGGTCGTCGATCGTAATCCCAATTCGCCGGAGGCCTATAATGTCCGCGGCACTGCTTATGGCCGGGCGGGCCGTTACCGCGAAGCTCTTGCCGATTTCTCCCGCGCCATCGAACTTAACACACGCTTCTATCAGGCCTATGCCAACCGGGCACTGGTCTACCGCCAGACCGGCGATTCGCGGGCAGCAATCGAGGACTATTCCAGGGCACTGAAAATCAATCCGCAATACGACATCGCCTATATCGGCCGTGGCAATGTCTACCGCACCACCGGCAACCCGCGACAGGCGCTGCGCGACTATGAGCGCGCCATCCAGCTCGGCTCCACCAATCCGCGCGCCTATCACTCGCGTGGCCTGATCTACCAGGCCGACGGCCAGCATCAACGCGCAATCGAGGATTTCACCACCGCAATCAGCCTGGATGCTTCAGCGCCCGAGCCCTACAATTCGCGCGGCGTCTCCTATCTTGCCATCAACGATTCCTTCAACGCCCTGGAAGATGCCAACCGGGCTTTGCGGATCAAGGAAAACTACGCGGAGGCATGGGTGACCCAGGGGCTCGCCCTTGAGATGAAAGGCGACAAGGCGCAGGCCAGAAAGGCATTCCGCCGTGCCTATCAGCTCGACGATTCCCTGACCGTTGCCCGCGACGGTGCCAACCGAACCCGGTAA